Proteins from a genomic interval of Oncorhynchus keta strain PuntledgeMale-10-30-2019 unplaced genomic scaffold, Oket_V2 Un_contig_753_pilon_pilon, whole genome shotgun sequence:
- the LOC118376894 gene encoding LOW QUALITY PROTEIN: methyl-CpG-binding domain protein 5-like (The sequence of the model RefSeq protein was modified relative to this genomic sequence to represent the inferred CDS: inserted 1 base in 1 codon) yields MNGGKDCKGGVSEGVGYTAPVQVPIGWHRKVDPTNGVLYISPSGSVLSCLDQVKSYLLTDGTCKCGLECPLILPKVFNFDPGAAVKQRTAEDVRADEDVTKLCIHKRKLLAVATLHKTMALPHPALTLTSPGGGTSSTSMAPSHSTNPRAIRKKSHQSPLPNSVVPNCKNPFKMMMAAAAGHRHFPQELGGPPQQLELYPGYPNRQQRLSSEPGPRSSYCSGYGSMLSPGAXGSQLYGPRDGSPLSPSLRSDPLGSPDGFRNNPCGFPGATSSSPIHGVNRTPLSPPGMLLHSSPTGTQTSCVMAGRTSTPLSPTATAKSPVMMKKPVCNFPRSPSMDISIRPPFHLNTQPSAPHPGPPSAIPPSCTLQKKQMTSEKDPLGILDPIPSKPSISISQTNSKTNSNFHPSVHSSQVPMMNVNMNNHPPPAIVPLPSNLPLPTVKPGPLGHSHGGHMQRTQHQTSITTSMSPSPVTSPVHMSGPVLGSRMEASPQRSRSSSTSSDHGSFAMPSGPSQGPCGGMKAPPRSPRPAMPINMPSSPSSAKPDSHQLHQYKDLPSQLLVEMSNQNAINTQHNNPGMYPPVTSSGPSIAAPHQAQNQKGQNHPGLLGMPLNQIVNQQNAASFPASSLLSAAAKAQLANQNKHGDNSSETGSRGGGPGRVDGNGGSSGVGHPSGPLSGIERPSSSTLNPMLPPNPTMPSTAEAAAAGGQSGRAALRDKLMAQQRDRGDPLLRKRKQQPPGPPPPNNPLNHHDSMVFNMLNKPPNMGGGPGPRLPLPSSAEQLRKVARLGGLQTNTSMAQLLQSMSNHNNHHNQHQGPVGPQGPGQMHYSDVAGVMPPGASQQQSLLAQQRMLGQGEGQGMYCRSMDSGGPHSHSPRFPGLMNQIQANSLVNCGPLGPGGQVGLGPGNMPLSHHPNTNPPPLSHPSQHPHPQHQQQHSHLHAALGRTSMSGMTLGNNDGSCGPIISEPGDPSNLVNCSITSLQPHVINSSSSGGGTQVFQQRHAQQQQLHQGIQRAMQGLPPGYQGSQQPGFPENNNSSNAHPMACLFQNFQGCLPDNSISVPHSQMISQSGMTSLPESQGMLSHTQFGVSQQEMQQTQGEGLPPGMHGSDRLPNGGVESVDAIYRAVVDAASKGMHVVITTTVSGTTQSSPVPTLSTMTAFTNSVGEPVSINHNLPHSHAAVSHSGHRVAHQEAEQTPTLSQQPRPRQVRAGRPRKHSGQGKSIVSIPEGQGALPEAPHQDYFRSPGHGTPRGQWEGETGYPGSLDRGHTAWGGEEFLECSTHVRSSPCMERPGSLAPAPPCPADSSPHEGHHHSLPVPSDKAFLEEGFNRFNNCNRTAVNIVNYKERLDQTVERCAHMNGGGVGPPQVQFSLRGYSVSDPLGPPRQGDLTGDDQSPSSSTSLEGPLVKEYVGHYNGHFSPSDTKSLSSEEDLRQPDSPSSEMLHYRPRTFNMGDLVWGQGFKGFPSWPGKLSGEEAGHNHHHGSLQLREDSKVETEKLKTLTHDLEALDRATKRNRKAGKLNNHLEAAIHEAMSELDKMSGTVHQIPSRDRQVKLPKPKRRKISR; encoded by the exons ATGAATGGAGGAAAGGACTGTAAGGGAGGGGTCTCAGAGGGGGTGGGGTATACAGCCCCTGTCCAGGTCCCTATTGGCTGGCATCGCAAGGTGGATCCAACTAATGGAGTCCTCTACATCAG TCCCAGTGGCTCGGTGCTGTCCTGTCTAGACCAGGTGAAGAGCTACCTGCTCACAGACGGGACCTGCAAGTGTGGCCTGGAGTGCCCACTCATCCTCCCAAAG GTGTTTAACTTTGATCCGGGGGCTGCCGTTAAACAGAGGACGGCAGAGGACGTGAGGGCAGATGAAGACGTCACCAAGCTGTGTATCCATAAGAGAAAGCTGCTGGCTGTGGCCACTCTACACAAAACTATGGCGCTACCACACCCTGCTCTGACCCTTACCAGTCCTGGTGGAGGTACAA gtTCAACATCAATGGCCCCGTCACATTCCACAAATCCCCGAGCAATACGGAAGAAATCTCACCAGTCACCGCTACCCAACTCTGTGGTTCCCAACTGCAAGAACCCTTTCAAAATGATGATGGCGGCTGCAGCAGGTCACCGGCACTTTCCCCAAGAGCTAGGAGGTCCACCCCAGCAGCTGGAGCTTTACCCTGGTTATCCCAACAGACAGCAGAGACTGAGCAGTGAGCCTGGGCCCAGGTCTTCGTACTGCTCTGGCTATGGTAGCATGCTGAGTCCAGGGG CCGGCTCCCAGCTCTATGGGCCCAGGGACGGGTCACCACTCTCCCCTAGCCTCAGGTCTGATCCTCTGGGCAGCCCAGATGGGTTTAGAAACAACCCCTGTGGCTTCCCTGGAGCCACCAGCTCCAGCCCCATCCACGGGGTCAACAGAACGCCTCTCTCCCCACCAGGGATGCTCCTCCACAGTTCTCCGACTGGGACCCAGACGTCCTGCGTTATGGCAGGAAGGACTAGCACACCCCTCTCCCCTACCGCCACTGCCAAAAGCCCTGTCATGATGAAGAAGCCTGTGTGTAACTTCCCCAGATCCCCCAGTATGGATATTTCCATACGACCACCGTTTCACCTCAATACACAGCCCAGCGCCCCACACCCTGGCCCCCCGTCTGCCATACCTCCCTCCTGTACCCTCCAGAAAAAGCAGATGACCTCTGAAAAGGACCCGTTAGGCATCCTAGACCCCATCCCCAGCAAGCCTAGCATCAGTATCAGCCAGACAAACTCCAAAACAAACTCCAACTTCCACCCTAGTGTCCACTCCTCTCAGGTACCAATGATGAATGTAAACATGAACAACCACCCTCCTCCCGCCATTGTCCCCTTGCCAAGcaacctccctctccccactgtcAAACCCGGCCCACTGGGCCACAGCCATGGAGGTCACATGCAGAGGACTCAACATCAGACCTCCATAACCACCTCCATGTCCCCCTCTCcagtcacctccccagtccacATGTCAGGCCCTGTCCTGGGCAGCAGGATGGAGGCCTCTCCCCAGCGCTCTcgctcctcctccacttcctcggACCATGGGAGCTTTGCCATGCCCTCAGGCCCCAGTCAGGGTCCGTGTGGCGGGATGAAGGCTCCTCCTCGCTCCCCCCGGCCCGCCATGCCCATTAACATGCCTTCCAGCCCCTCCTCTGCCaagcctgactcacaccaactcCACCAGTACAAAGACCTACCCAGTCAGCTGCTGGTTGAGATGAGTAACCAGAACGCTATCAACACCCAGCACAACAACCCCGGCATGTACCCCCCTGTCACCTCCTCTGGCCCCTCCATCGCTGCTCCTCACCAGGCCCAGAACCAGAAGGGACAGAACCACCCAGGACTGTTAGGGATGCCCCTCAACCAGATCGTGAACCAGCAGAATGCTGCTTCCTTCCCCGCCAGCAGCCTACTGTCAGCAGCAGCCAAAGCACAGCTAGCAAATCAAAACAAACACGGTGACAACAGCAGTGAGACTGGCAGTAGAGGTGGAGGCCCAGGTAGGGTTgatggtaatggtggtagtagtggagtTGGGCATCCCAGTGGCCCTCTCAGCGGCATAGAGAGGCCCAGTAGCAGCACTTTAAACCCCATGCTTCCCcctaaccccaccatgccctccactgcggaagcagcagcagcaggtggCCAGAGCGGTCGGGCTGCCCTCCGGGACAAGCTCATGGcccagcagagagacagaggagacccCCTGCTCCGTAAGCGCAAGCAGCAGCCGCCAGGCCCACCACCGCCCAACAACCCCCTCAACCACCACGACAGCATGGTCTTCAACATGCTCAACAAGCCTCCTAACATGGGTGGAGGTCCAGGTCCCAGGCTACCACTACCAAGCTCAGCAGAACAGCTGAGGAAAGTGGCCCGGCTTGGGGGCCTACAGACCAACACCTCCATGGCCCAGCTGCTTCAGTCCATGagcaaccacaacaaccaccataACCAGCACCAAGGCCCTGTAGGCCCCCAAGGACCTGGTCAGATGCATTACAGCGATGTGGCTGGTGTCATGCCTCCTGGAGCCTCCCAGCAGCAGAGCCTACTGGCCCAACAGAGGATGCTAGGCCAAGGGGAGGGTCAAGGTATGTACTGCCGGAGTATGGACTCTGGAGGCCCTCATTCTCACAGCCCTCGGTTCCCAGGGTTGATGAACCAGATCCAGGCCAATTCGTTGGTCAACTGTGGCCCTCTGGGGCCCGGTGGACAAGTGGGCCTTGGCCCAGGGAACATGCCCCTGAGCCACCAtcctaacactaacccaccacCACTGTCCCACCCAAGTCAACATCCACATCCGCAGCatcagcagcagcacagtcaccTTCACGCTGCGCTGGGAAGGACTAGTATGTCAGGAATGACACTCGGCAACAATGATGGGAGTTGTGGTCCAATCATCTCTGAGCCAG GAGACCCATCTAACCTCGTAAACTGCAGCATAACCAGCCTCCAGCCCCACGTCATCAACAGCTCCAGCAGTGGCGGTGGTACCCAGGTGTTCCAGCAGCGTCATGCCCAGCAGCAGCAGCTTCATCAGGGCATTCAGCGGGCCATGCAGGGTCTCCCTCCTGGCTACCAGGGCTCACAGCAACCTGGCTTCCCTGAAAACAACAACTCCTCCAACGCCCACCCTATGGCCTGCCTGTTCCAGAACTTCCAG GGGTGTTTGCCAGACAACAGCATTTCAGTCCCTCACTCACAGATGATCTCTCAGTCTGgtatgacatcacttcctgagtCTCAGGGGATGCTGTCACACACCCAGTTTGGTGTCAGCCAACAGGAGATGCAACAGACTCAGGGAGAGGGGCTTCCCCCAGGGATGCACGGCTCTGATAGGCTACCCAACGGAGGGGTGGAGTCTGTAGACGCCATCTACAGGGCTGTGGTGGATGCTGCCAGTAAAGGAATGCATGTAGTCATCACCACCACGGTTAGTGGCACTACCCAGTCCAGCCCGGTACCCACTCTCAGCACCATGACTGCCTTCACTAACTCCGTAGGGGAGCCGGTCAGCATCAACCACAACCTCCCTCACAGCCATGCTGCAGTCAGCCATAGTGGCCACCGGGTGGCGCACCAGGAGGCGGAGCAGACACCGACCCTGAGCCAACAGCCCAGACCCAGGCAGGTCAGAGCAGGACGGCCCCGGAAGCACTCTGGTCAGGGGAAGAGTATTGTTAGCATCCCCGAGGGTCAGGGAGCACTTCCAGAGGCCCCCCACCAGGACTACTTCAGATCCCCAGGCCATGGCACCCCCAGGGGGCAGTGGGAAGGCGAGACTGGGTACCCTGGAAGTCTGGACAGAGGTCACACGGCATGGGGCGGTGAGGAGTTCCTAGAGTGCTCCACTCATGTCCGCAGCAGCCCCTGTATGGAGAGACCTGGGAGTCTAGCTCCTGCACCCCCCTGTCCAGCCGACAGCTCCCCCCACGAAGGtcaccaccactctctccccgtcccctcAGACAAGGCCTTCCTGGAGGAGGGATTCAACCGCTTCAACAACTGCAACCGGACGGCCGTGAACATCGTTAACTACAAAGAGAGGTTGGATCAGACTGTGGAGAGATGCGCCCATATGAACGGAGGTGGCGTCGGACCCCCCCAGGTCCAGTTTTCTCTACGGGGGTACAGTGTGTCTGACCCCCTCGGCCCCCCCAGACAGGGGGACCTAACCGGGGACGACCAGTCTCCCAGCTCCTCCACCAGCCTGGAGGGTCCGTTGGTTAAAGAGTACGTGGGCCACTACAACGGGCACTTCAGCCCATCTGACACCAAGTCCCTGAGCAGTGAGGAGGACCTGAGGCAGCCGGACAGCCCATCGTCAGAGATGCTCCACTATAGACCCAGGACGTTTAACATGGGGGATCTGGTCTGGGGACAGGGCTTTAAAGGGTTCCCATCCTGGCCTGGTAAACTGTCAGGGGAGGAGGCGGGGCACAACCATCACCATGGCAGCCTGCAGCTCAGAGAGGACAGCAAG GTGGAGACGGAGAAGCTGAAAACACTGACACATGACCTAGAGGCCCTTGACAGAGCGACCAAGAGGAACAGAAA AGCTGGGAAGTTGAATAATCATTTAGAAGCTGCTATACATGAGGCCATGAGTGAGCTGGACAAGATGTCAGGGACT GTTCATCAGATCCCttccagagacagacaggtgaagCTGCCCAAGCCCAAGAGGAGAAAGATCTCCAGATAA